One Primulina huaijiensis isolate GDHJ02 chromosome 8, ASM1229523v2, whole genome shotgun sequence genomic region harbors:
- the LOC140983347 gene encoding very-long-chain enoyl-CoA reductase-like: MKVTVTTRSGRELVKGGLELSDSASVADLQEEIYKRTKKFYPSRQRLTLPLPPGSKEKPIVLNYKKSLKEYTDGNKDQLIVVFKDLGPQIKYSTLFFWEYLGPLILYPIFYYYPVHRFFGYKEERLIHQVQTYAMYYWCFHYFKRIMETFFVHRFSHATSPLANVFRNCAYYWTFGAWIAYYVNHPLYTPVNDLQMKIGFGFGLLCQISNFYCHILLRNLRGSDASGGYQIPRGFLFNLVTCANYTTEIYQWLGFNVATQTVAGYVFMVVAASIMTNWALAKHRRLKKLFDGKEGRPKYPRRWVILPPFL; this comes from the exons ATGAAGGTGACAGTCACCACTCGTAGCGGGAGAGAACTCGTGAAGGGAGGCTTGGAGCTCAGTGATTCG GCCTCTGTGGCTGATTTGCAGGAGGAGATTTACAAGCGAA CCAAGAAATTCTATCCCTCCCGACAGCGATTGACCCTACCTCTCCCACCCGGATCAAAGGAGAAGCCCATTGTCCTTAACTATAAAAAGAGTCTGAAAGAGTACACTGATGGGAACAAAGACCAATTAATTGTAGTTTTTAAAGATTTGGGCCCACAAATTAAGTACAGTACCCTTTTCTTCTGGGAGTATTTGGGTCCTCTGATTCTCTATCCTATCTTCTACTACTATCCCGTGCACCGTTTCTTTGGCTACAAGGAGGAGCGTCTCATTCACCAAGTTCAGACATATGCTATGTATTACTGGTGTTTCCACTACTTCAAACGTATTATGGAAACCTTTTTCGTGCATCGCTTTAGCCATGCAACTTCACCACTTGCAAATGTTTTCCGAAACTGTGCTTATTACTGGACTTTTGGTGCGTGGATTGCTTATTATGTCAATCATCCATTGTACACACCTGTCAATGATCTCCAGATGAAGATTGGTTTTGGGTTCGGTTTGCTTTGTCAAATCTCAAACTTCTATTGCCATATCTTATTGAGAAATCTCCGGGGTTCTGATGCAAGTGGGGGGTACCAAATACCACGTGGCTTTTTGTTCAACTTAGTTACATGTGCAAACTACACGACTGAGATTTATCAGTGGCTAGGCTTCAATGTTGCAACACAAACTGTTGCAGGTTACGTCTTCATGGTGGTTGCTGCTTCCATAATGACAAATTGGGCCCTTGCTAAGCACCGTCGTCTCAAAAAG